One segment of Primulina tabacum isolate GXHZ01 chromosome 6, ASM2559414v2, whole genome shotgun sequence DNA contains the following:
- the LOC142549420 gene encoding LOW QUALITY PROTEIN: uncharacterized protein LOC142549420 (The sequence of the model RefSeq protein was modified relative to this genomic sequence to represent the inferred CDS: inserted 1 base in 1 codon), whose product MSWSPSFSVKSELVSEVDEKALHQWVAAFCIIRFDLEQGQLIDECYPPGCLTQNEELQVAFSSFPDSASQHLNRSSIHDCIFFFRIRRHEKLPVSNIGSSKTNEVDNNSILQWPLYADPQKGKNHNYSRYLYGFVFNRQRHDERLKRGGEQKSVVILSHSPYSSVFRPLLQIMGPLYFDIGKKALTHIANCVSMWPTPEPGNLMVLPIGNALLKVNLPPSHSLPSDSGIFEDSASSLAPLLPSHLSVPQGLFHDSDLFGTFRGLLMHLWKLWEVLLIGEPILIIAPTPPQCCEAVAGLVSLVAPLLFSVDFRPYFTIHDPEFSILNSLPEGAIFPPMVLGVTNLFFVKALRNMPHIVSVGTPISSSGRLNIDSRASNGGISAQEERLNFQHLSVRKFTAANFLNAVKLKRDGPLCLMTEHKEALWSNYASVTKPDTSILNRLVDAGLSPRVEESMSVVNNDILRRHFLELTTNFLAPFGPYFRANTPSEGSSPYSDPPSLPSFSTEEFLSTLSXRGPGKFLLKRMKSNWLDLYRRFLKGHNFLPWFRRKRAVAEQEQYKMWRQARIKSNINQLIAKMSELEIVDSFNAIERNLQGEMQYGKSNEDTEDVCKKLKKDLQIVFKVLPKDLQQLLIMNPSRACLLRESLDCSDLPGHPVPTGGDVSSAESQ is encoded by the exons ATGAGCTGGTCACCATCATTTTCTGTGAAGTCGGAACTTGTATCAGAAGTTGACGAAAAAGCTTTGCATCAATGGGTGGCTGCCTTTTGTATCATTAGGTTTGATCTCGAGCAGGGGCAGCTCATTGATGAGTGTTATCCACCTGGCTGTCTAACACAAAATGAGGAGCTTCAAGTTGCTTTTAGTTCATTTCCAGATTCAGCTTCACAGCACCTTAACAGATCAAGTATTCATGATTGTATTTTCTTCTTCCGTATAAGGAGGCATGAAAAACTTCCAGTTTCAAACATTGGTTCATCAAAGACTAATGAAGTAGATAATAACTCAATATTGCAATGGCCGTTATATGCAGATCCACAAAAGGGTAAAAATCATAATTACTCAAGGTACCTGTATGGTTTTGTGTTTAATAGGCAGAGACATGATGAGAGGCTAAAGCGAGGAGGTGAACAAAAATCTGTTGTTATTCTTTCTCACAGTCCATACTCTAGTGTATTTAGGCCTTTACTACAAATTATGGGCCCTTTGTACTTTGATATCGGAAAGAAAGCATTGACTCATATTGCTAACTGTGTGTCGATGTGGCCTACTCCTGAACCTGGTAATCTCATGGTGCTTCCTATTGGGAATGCATTACTGAAAGTGAACCTCCCCCCTTCTCACAGTTTGCCATCAGATAGTGGGATTTTTGAAGATTCTGCGTCCTCACTGGCTCCACTTCTACCTTCACACCTATCAGTTCCACAGGGTTTATTTCATGACTCCGATCTTTTCGGAACATTCCGGGGACTCTTGATGCATCTTTGGAAGCTCTGGGAAGTGTTACTCATTGGGGAACCCATTTTAATCATAGCACCGACGCCTCCCCAGTGCTGCGAAGCAGTTGCTGGTCTAGTTAGTTTGGTTGCCCCATTACTTTTCAGTGTTGACTTCAGGCCTTACTTTACTATACACGACCCTGAATTTTCCATTTTGAACTCTCTCCCAGAGGGGGCCATTTTTCCTCCAATGGTTTTAGGTGTCACAAACCTCTTTTTCGTAAAAGCACTGCGTAACATGCCTCACATAGTTTCAGTTGGAACTCCTATTTCAAGTTCTGGTCGTCTGAACATTGATTCAAGGGCTTCAAATGGGGGAATTTCTGCTCAAGAAGAACGATTGAACTTCCAACATCTTTCGGTGAGGAAGTTTACTGCTGCAAACTTCTTGAATGCAGTAAAGTTGAAAAGAGATGGTCCTTTGTGTCTAATGACAGAACACAAAGAAGCCTTATGGTCGAATTATGCTTCAGTGACAAAGCCAGATACCTCTATCTTGAATAGACTTGTTGATGCTGGATTATCTCCAAGGGTTGAGGAGTCGATGTCAGTTGTTAACAATGATATATTACGCCGCCATTTTTTGGAGCTGACTACTAACTTTTTGGCCCCTTTTGGTCCATATTTCAGAGCAAATACACCATCTGAAGGTTCATCTCCATATTCTGACCCACCTTCTCTACCGTCTTTCAGCACTGAGGAATTCTTATCAACTTTGT GAAGAGGTCCTGGGAAGTTTCTACTGAAGAGAATGAAGTCAAATTGGCTAGATCTCTACAG GCGTTTCTTGAAAGGACACAACTTTCTGCCATGGTTTCGTAGAAAACGTGCTGTTGCTGAGCAAGAACAGTATAAAATGTGGAGACAAGCTAGAATTAAGAGCAACATAAACCAGTTGATAGCTAAGATGTCTGAATTGGAAATAGTTGATTCCTTCAATGCAATTGAGAGAAACCTCCAAGGAGAAATGCAG TACGGAAAATCAAATGAAGATACTGAAGATGTCTGCAAGAAATTGAAGAAAGATCTCCAAATTGTATTTAAAGTTCTTCCAAAGGACTTGCAGCAACTTCTTATAATGAACCCCAGCAGAGCGTGTCTTTTACGAGAAAGCCTTGACTGCTCAGATCTTCCTGGGCATCCTGTTCCGACTGGTGGCGATGTATCTTCTGCTGAATCTCAATGA
- the LOC142549423 gene encoding transcription factor ICE1-like yields MLSRASWAQNNNNGGLENKPEMEMGALSTFKSMLEAENDDWYATNATAGGVNHHATMHDISFPAGFLEAADNNQLLLNAVDSSASCSPTSAAVFNHLDTSNNPLNHYMHPKSLIPNNPVEGNFDFGCEGVYLENALNRSCGIMGGGFGNLGAHSQMGTFNLSSNVQFAANNLLHLPQGSSGIGFGFGEDPMQGNALLFNRPNVLKPLDNFASTGAQPTLFQKRAALRKNLGSDNGSHLGSLNLGGGMNQFRTSAINVEEYDKKWDFSEKKRKSSSGDDVEDVSIGGSNLNYDSDDQLWENTPTDKLEDVTKNGGNSSHANSTVTGGDQKGKKKGMPAKNLMAERRRRKKLNDRLYMLRSVVPKISKMDRASILGDAIEYLKELLQKINDLHNELESIPGSSSMTPSTSCYPLTPTTPGLPTHIKEELCPSVFASPLSSPTGQPARVEVRLREGRAVNIHMFCGRRPDLLLSTMRAMDNLGLDIQQAVISCFNGFALDVFRAEQCKEGQDLHPDQIKAVLLESSGFHGMV; encoded by the exons ATGTTGTCTAGAGCTTCATGGGCTCAAAACAACAACAATGGCGGACTGGAAAATAAGCCAGAAATGGAAATGGGTGCGCTTTCTACATTCAAATCCATGCTTGAGGCTGAGAATGATGACTGGTACGCCACGAACGCCACCGCAGGCGGTGTCAACCACCATGCGACCATGCATGACATCTCGTTTCCAGCGGGTTTCCTCGAAGCTGCTGATAACAATCAGCTACTTTTGAATGCAGTTGATTCTTCTGCGTCATGTTCGCCAACTTCAGCTGCTGTTTTCAACCATCTTGACACGTCCAATAACCCCTTAAACCACTATATGCATCCGAAATCTTTGATACCAAACAACCCTGTAGAgggaaactttgattttggttgtGAGGGTGTGTATCTTGAAAATGCTTTGAATCGAAGCTGCGGAATTATGGGAGGCGGGTTCGGTAATTTGGGGGCTCATTCTCAAATGGGCACTTTCAATTTGAGCTCTAATGTTCAATTTGCAGCTAATAATTTACTTCATTTGCCGCAAGGTAGTAGTGGGATTGGATTTGGATTTGGGGAGGATCCTATGCAGGGGAATGCTTTGTTATTTAACAGGCCCAATGTTCTTAAGCCCCTCGATAATTTTGCCTCAACTGGAGCACAGCCAACGCTCTTTCAAAAGAGGGCTGCTCTTAGGAAGAATCTTGGCAGTGACAATGGCAGCCATTTAGGTTCTTTGAACTTAGGTGGTGGTATGAATCAATTTCGAACCAGTGCTATTAATGTGGAAGAATATGATAAGAAGTGGGATTTTAgcgaaaagaaaaggaaaagtaGCAGTGGCGATGATGTTGAGGATGTTAGCATTGGTGGTTCTAATTTGAACTATGATTCAGATGATCAATTGTGGGAGAATACACCTACGGATAAGCTTGAAGATGTTACCAAAAATGGCGGAAATAGCTCGCATGCGAATAGCACAGTCACTGGTGGGGATCAAAAGGGCAAGAAAAAAGGAATGCCTGCAAAGAATCTGATGGCCGAAAGGCGCCGTCGGAAGAAGCTTAACGATAGGCTGTACATGTTGAGGTCTGTTGTGCCAAAGATCAGCAAG ATGGACAGGGCTTCGATACTTGGGGATGCAATTGAATACTTAAAAGAACTTTTGCAAAAGATAAATGATCTTCACAATGAGCTTGAGTCCATCCCTGGTAGCTCTTCAATGACTCCGTCCACTAGCTGCTACCCTTTGACGCCTACGACTCCCGGCCTTCCCACCCATATCAAGGAGGAACTTTGCCCTAGTGTATTTGCTAGTCCACTTTCCAGCCCAACGGGACAACCTGCAAGG GTTGAGGTTAGGTTAAGAGAAGGGAGAGCGGTGAACATCCATATGTTCTGTGGCCGCAGACCAGACCTTCTTCTCTCGACTATGAGGGCCATGGACAACCTTGGGCTAGACATTCAGCAAGCTGTTATTAGCTGCTTCAATGGGTTTGCGTTGGATGTTTTTCGAGCTGAG CAATGCAAAGAAGGCCAAGACCTGCATCCGGATCAAATCAAGGCCGTACTTTTAGAGTCGTCTGGCTTTCATGGGATGGTGTGA